One genomic region from Polynucleobacter sp. MWH-P3-07-1 encodes:
- a CDS encoding penicillin-binding protein 1A gives MALPPKDRPPQNQRSNPQPNRRPRDFRANPPAFAKSGSPLIKALFVMGMAVGLMFVLLLGYAFLIAKPNLPKISALVDYNPKTPLRVYTADKVLIGEFGEERRKVIPLADMPLVMRNAVIATEDDRFYSHGGVDYIGVLRAGVANMRGHLAQGASTITMQVARNFFLSNEKTFSRKIYEILLAWEIESQLSKDKILEIYMNQIFLGQRAFGFSSAAQIYFGKDLKDISTAEAAMLAGLPKAPSAYNPVTNFRRAKMRQTYILGRMRDLGYITPEEYQKAIGEELHIRGLGNEFSTRADFPAEMVRQLLYAQYGEAIYSQGIDVYTTLIKADQDAAYKAVRRGIFEYDLRHAYRGPEGFVDLPDDPAKRQRTIDDALLAYPQLDDLQSGIVLDAKPKEMQVIISTGDVITLKGDALRLASASLTDNAQPKKKLRPGSVVRLLQADDGVWKLAQLPQVEAAFVSMNAQNGAILSLVGGFDFRRNQFNHVTQAWRQPGSSFKPFIYAAALEKGFSPSTMVNDAPLSIGSLETGSQSWEPKNYDGKYDGMMRLRNALAKSKNLVSVRIVRAIGPSYAQEYIKRFGFDPEKHPPYLTMALGAGSVTPLQMASAYSVFANGGYQVEPYLIDRMIDTKGNVLFEAKPTRAGEDATRVLDKRTAFVMDSMLQEVTKTGTAASARAKLGRNDIAGKTGTTNESHDAWFAGYNPKIVAIAWIGFDKPESLGDKETGGGLALPMWISYMGVALKGVPQESREVPDGVTQFDGDWFIPEFSPNGGVRELQ, from the coding sequence ATGGCTCTCCCCCCAAAAGACCGGCCACCGCAGAATCAGCGGTCCAATCCTCAGCCCAATCGGCGTCCACGTGATTTTCGAGCAAATCCCCCTGCATTTGCTAAATCAGGCAGCCCCTTAATTAAGGCTTTATTCGTGATGGGGATGGCAGTCGGGCTGATGTTCGTGCTGTTGCTGGGGTATGCTTTTTTGATTGCCAAGCCAAATTTGCCCAAGATTTCTGCCCTAGTAGATTACAACCCCAAAACCCCACTACGCGTGTATACCGCTGACAAGGTTCTCATTGGTGAGTTTGGAGAGGAGCGTCGCAAGGTGATCCCCTTGGCTGATATGCCTCTGGTGATGCGGAATGCTGTCATTGCTACCGAAGACGACCGTTTCTACTCACATGGCGGCGTGGACTATATCGGCGTTTTGCGGGCAGGGGTGGCAAATATGCGCGGCCATCTTGCGCAGGGCGCCTCCACAATTACGATGCAAGTTGCTCGAAACTTCTTTCTGAGTAATGAAAAAACCTTTAGTAGAAAAATTTATGAAATTTTGCTCGCATGGGAAATTGAGTCACAACTAAGTAAGGACAAGATTCTGGAGATATATATGAACCAGATCTTTTTGGGCCAACGCGCCTTTGGTTTTTCCAGTGCTGCGCAAATCTATTTTGGAAAAGACTTGAAGGACATCAGCACTGCAGAGGCAGCAATGTTGGCAGGTCTACCTAAGGCTCCATCAGCATACAACCCGGTGACCAATTTCCGTCGAGCCAAAATGCGTCAGACCTATATTTTGGGTCGTATGCGAGATTTGGGTTACATCACGCCTGAGGAGTATCAAAAGGCAATTGGTGAAGAGCTACATATTCGTGGACTGGGTAATGAATTTAGTACGCGGGCAGATTTTCCAGCAGAGATGGTCCGTCAATTACTCTATGCCCAATATGGTGAGGCCATTTATTCGCAGGGTATCGATGTCTACACCACCTTAATTAAGGCAGATCAGGATGCTGCATATAAAGCAGTGCGCCGTGGAATCTTTGAATACGATTTGCGTCATGCATATCGCGGGCCAGAGGGATTTGTTGACTTGCCAGATGATCCTGCAAAACGCCAGCGCACAATTGATGATGCATTATTAGCCTATCCCCAGTTAGATGATTTGCAATCCGGGATAGTCTTAGATGCAAAACCGAAGGAGATGCAAGTCATTATTTCAACGGGTGACGTCATTACCTTGAAGGGCGACGCATTGAGATTGGCAAGTGCCTCCTTGACTGACAATGCGCAGCCTAAGAAGAAGCTTCGTCCTGGATCTGTAGTGCGTTTATTACAAGCAGATGATGGCGTCTGGAAACTGGCGCAGCTACCTCAAGTAGAGGCAGCATTTGTTTCTATGAATGCCCAGAATGGTGCAATTTTATCTTTGGTTGGCGGCTTTGATTTTAGGCGCAACCAGTTTAATCACGTGACACAAGCATGGCGCCAACCAGGCTCATCATTTAAACCATTCATTTATGCCGCTGCTCTGGAAAAAGGCTTCTCACCTAGCACCATGGTGAACGATGCACCTTTGTCGATTGGTAGCCTAGAGACTGGAAGTCAATCTTGGGAGCCTAAAAACTATGATGGTAAATATGACGGCATGATGCGTTTACGCAATGCTTTAGCAAAGTCAAAGAATTTAGTATCGGTCAGAATCGTACGTGCTATTGGACCTTCGTATGCACAAGAATATATAAAGCGCTTTGGCTTTGATCCCGAGAAGCACCCACCGTATCTCACGATGGCATTAGGCGCGGGCTCAGTAACGCCATTGCAAATGGCGTCTGCTTACAGCGTATTTGCAAATGGCGGCTATCAAGTAGAGCCCTACTTGATTGATAGGATGATTGATACAAAAGGTAATGTGTTATTCGAAGCAAAGCCAACACGTGCCGGTGAAGATGCAACCCGAGTGCTCGATAAGCGCACAGCTTTTGTGATGGACAGTATGTTGCAAGAAGTCACCAAAACCGGAACAGCTGCTAGCGCACGCGCTAAGCTTGGCCGTAACGATATTGCAGGAAAAACGGGTACTACCAATGAATCTCATGATGCTTGGTTTGCAGGGTACAACCCAAAGATTGTTGCGATTGCTTGGATTGGTTTTGATAAGCCAGAAAGTTTGGGCGATAAAGAAACAGGCGGCGGACTTGCATTGCCAATGTGGATCTCCTATATGGGGGTTGCCTTAAAAGGAGTTCCGCAAGAATCTCGCGAGGTACCTGATGGCGTTACTCAGTTCGATGGAGATTGGTTTATCCCTGAGTTTTCGCCTAATGGCGGTGTGCGCGAACTTCAATAA
- a CDS encoding glutamate synthase subunit beta, protein MGKITGFMEFERVDETYEAPVKRLHHYKEFVHALTDEQAKVQGARCMDCGIPFCNSGCPVNNIIPDFNDLVFHNDWKNALEVLHSTNNFPEFTGRICPAPCEAACTLGINKAPVGIKSIEHAIIDKGWENGWVKPQPSKIKTGKKVAIVGGGPAGMAAAQQLARVGHDVTVFEKNDRVGGLLRYGIPDFKMEKWLIDRRVEQMQAEGVKFETSVFIGKEAIGAEVKNYATKTVSPDQLMKDFDAVVITGGAEQPRDLPVPGRDLAGVHYALEFLIPQNKENAGDLKNEIRATDKHVVVIGGGDTGSDCVGTSNRHGASKVTQFELLPQPPEEENKSLVWPYWPTKLRTSSSHEEGCERDWSVATKRFEGKNGKVEKLIGVRLEWRDGKMSEMPNSEFEIKADLVLLAMGFVSPAQQVLSAFGVEKDARGNAKATVDGQKAYQTNVSKVFAAGDMRRGQSLVVWAIREGRQCAQAVDEYLMGSSVLPR, encoded by the coding sequence ATGGGTAAGATCACTGGATTTATGGAGTTTGAGCGGGTAGATGAAACCTACGAGGCTCCTGTAAAGCGCCTGCATCATTACAAAGAGTTTGTTCATGCGCTAACTGATGAGCAGGCAAAGGTGCAAGGTGCGCGCTGTATGGATTGCGGCATTCCATTTTGTAACAGTGGTTGCCCAGTAAACAACATCATTCCTGATTTCAATGATTTGGTATTCCACAATGATTGGAAAAATGCCTTAGAAGTTTTGCACTCTACCAATAATTTCCCAGAGTTCACGGGGCGGATTTGCCCCGCACCATGTGAAGCTGCTTGTACATTAGGAATTAATAAAGCGCCAGTTGGCATTAAATCCATTGAGCACGCCATTATTGATAAAGGCTGGGAAAACGGTTGGGTTAAACCGCAGCCATCGAAAATCAAGACTGGTAAAAAAGTAGCCATCGTTGGTGGCGGGCCTGCTGGTATGGCTGCAGCCCAACAGTTAGCGCGTGTTGGCCACGATGTCACCGTGTTTGAAAAAAATGATCGAGTTGGCGGATTGTTGCGCTATGGCATTCCTGATTTCAAAATGGAGAAGTGGCTGATTGATCGTCGTGTTGAGCAAATGCAAGCCGAGGGCGTGAAGTTTGAAACCAGTGTCTTTATTGGAAAAGAGGCCATTGGTGCTGAGGTAAAAAACTACGCCACCAAAACCGTCTCACCAGATCAACTGATGAAAGATTTTGATGCGGTAGTTATTACTGGTGGTGCAGAACAACCCCGTGACTTACCAGTGCCTGGACGTGACTTGGCTGGTGTGCATTACGCCTTAGAGTTTTTGATTCCTCAGAACAAAGAAAATGCTGGTGATTTAAAGAATGAGATTCGTGCGACCGATAAGCATGTTGTCGTGATTGGCGGTGGCGATACTGGTTCTGATTGTGTGGGTACCTCAAACCGCCATGGTGCAAGTAAGGTGACTCAGTTTGAGTTGTTGCCTCAGCCTCCAGAGGAAGAAAACAAGTCTTTGGTATGGCCCTACTGGCCAACGAAATTGCGCACATCCTCCTCGCATGAAGAAGGTTGTGAGCGCGATTGGTCTGTGGCAACAAAACGCTTTGAAGGTAAAAATGGCAAAGTGGAGAAACTGATTGGTGTTCGCCTGGAGTGGAGAGACGGCAAAATGTCAGAAATGCCAAACTCTGAGTTCGAGATTAAAGCCGATCTGGTACTGTTAGCTATGGGCTTTGTGTCTCCAGCGCAACAAGTATTGAGTGCTTTTGGTGTTGAAAAAGATGCGCGTGGCAATGCCAAAGCAACTGTAGACGGCCAAAAAGCTTATCAAACGAATGTTTCTAAGGTATTTGCTGCGGGTGATATGCGTCGTGGTCAGTCTTTAGTGGTTTGGGCAATTCGTGAAGGTCGCCAGTGCGCGCAAGCGGTTGATGAATATTTAATGGGATCATCAGTCTTACCGCGATAA
- a CDS encoding type II and III secretion system protein — protein sequence MKKALIKGLICLSFLWLWNKPIWGNTYQESFSQTLISLDFPQIELRDLLQTLARIGNTNFLLSESIQGDISIDLKNTPWHTALHSILASRGLRLLRHGDIYWIGPHSEIQAFQKYRREDAALPFGGDHVNSPRQILIEARIVEADQRFARELGMKLAYEAKNTSPQDTKTFSGNIDLSGAGLNGFNPASLAATLISPDASRLLQLELSALESDGQGKILSNPRIMTGDQVKATIEQGTELPYQVSSQSGSKLQFRKANLRLEVMPKIHPDGKISMLVGINKDTVGMKTEQGYAIDTKNLSSEVTVENGGTAIIGGIFQTTEREDEVKIPVLGDIPLLGHLFRHKSKLQDKTELLVFLTPTVLDKP from the coding sequence ATGAAAAAGGCGCTTATAAAGGGGTTGATTTGCCTTAGTTTTCTATGGCTTTGGAATAAGCCCATCTGGGGGAATACATATCAAGAGAGTTTTTCTCAAACCTTGATTAGTTTGGATTTTCCTCAGATCGAGCTGCGGGATTTATTACAGACCTTGGCGCGCATCGGGAACACCAACTTTTTACTGAGTGAATCCATTCAGGGGGATATTTCGATTGACCTGAAAAATACCCCTTGGCACACTGCCCTGCATTCAATACTCGCTAGCAGAGGTCTACGGCTTTTGCGGCATGGCGATATTTACTGGATTGGGCCTCATTCTGAAATTCAGGCATTTCAGAAATATCGCCGAGAAGATGCTGCCCTTCCTTTTGGGGGCGATCATGTCAATAGCCCAAGGCAAATATTGATTGAGGCTCGTATCGTAGAGGCAGACCAGCGATTTGCCAGGGAACTGGGCATGAAGCTAGCCTACGAGGCGAAAAATACCTCGCCTCAGGATACAAAAACCTTTTCGGGAAATATCGATTTATCTGGTGCAGGATTGAATGGCTTTAACCCGGCCTCGCTTGCTGCAACCCTAATTTCTCCTGATGCTAGCCGACTATTGCAACTAGAACTCTCCGCATTAGAGTCAGATGGGCAGGGGAAAATTCTCTCCAATCCGCGAATCATGACTGGCGATCAGGTGAAAGCAACCATTGAGCAGGGTACTGAATTACCCTATCAAGTGAGCAGTCAAAGTGGGAGCAAGTTGCAATTTAGAAAGGCGAATCTCCGCTTGGAGGTGATGCCTAAAATTCATCCCGACGGAAAGATTTCTATGCTCGTAGGAATCAATAAAGACACTGTAGGCATGAAAACTGAGCAGGGTTACGCGATCGACACCAAAAACCTCAGTTCTGAGGTTACGGTTGAAAATGGCGGTACAGCCATTATTGGTGGCATCTTTCAAACTACCGAGCGTGAGGATGAGGTCAAAATTCCTGTATTGGGGGATATCCCCTTACTTGGTCATTTATTTCGCCATAAGTCGAAGCTGCAAGACAAAACCGAGCTCTTGGTCTTTCTAACTCCTACCGTCTTAGATAAACCCTAA
- a CDS encoding transposase, with the protein MARQARMVIPGQAMHVMVRGNNRETLFFTAEDRRIYLDWLKEAAKQFSCLVHAFVLMPNHVHILLTPTKADSLAKTMQSLGRRYAQYFNQRHHRSGTIWEGRFRSSLIDPSYFLRCQRYIELNPVRAGFESSPQDSTWTSYGSHVGQKVEPWLVDHESFWKLGNTPFERQMAWAGFIKEGAPHWEDRQITETLLRSKPWLSDTLALKLLKERPDQLAIRHRGRPKKDKTVTEAAQSVS; encoded by the coding sequence ATGGCGCGACAAGCACGCATGGTGATTCCTGGACAGGCGATGCATGTCATGGTCAGGGGCAACAATCGCGAAACACTTTTCTTTACGGCGGAAGATCGACGAATCTATCTAGACTGGTTAAAAGAAGCCGCAAAACAATTTTCTTGTTTAGTGCATGCTTTTGTCTTGATGCCCAATCATGTGCATATATTGCTGACGCCTACGAAAGCGGATTCATTAGCCAAGACCATGCAGTCGCTAGGTCGGCGCTATGCGCAGTATTTCAATCAACGGCATCATCGCTCTGGCACGATTTGGGAAGGGCGTTTTCGTTCGTCACTGATTGATCCGAGCTATTTCTTGCGTTGTCAGCGCTATATCGAATTGAATCCAGTACGTGCAGGTTTTGAATCTAGCCCTCAAGATTCGACTTGGACTAGCTACGGATCGCATGTTGGACAAAAAGTAGAACCCTGGCTAGTGGACCATGAATCTTTTTGGAAGCTAGGCAATACCCCCTTTGAGCGTCAAATGGCTTGGGCGGGGTTTATCAAGGAGGGCGCGCCACATTGGGAGGATAGACAAATTACCGAGACTCTATTGCGTTCCAAGCCCTGGTTGAGCGACACCCTGGCTCTAAAGTTGCTTAAGGAACGACCAGATCAGCTGGCAATTCGGCATCGGGGGCGCCCTAAAAAAGATAAAACGGTGACTGAAGCTGCTCAAAGCGTTTCCTAG
- a CDS encoding glutamate synthase-related protein — MKTSFGTPIRPIAQGLYDPQNEHDACGVGFVAHIKGKKSHEIVAQGLKILENLDHRGAVGADPLMGDGAGILIQIPDALYREEMAKQGITLPPLGEYGVGMIFLPKENASRLACEQELERTVRLEGQVVLGWRDVPIDVQLPMSPTVRMTEPFIRQIFIGRGRDIMTTDALERKLYVIRKTASHAIQDLHLKHGKEYFVASMSARTIVYKGLLLANQVGAYYEDLKDARTISALALVHQRFSTNTFPAWELAHPYRMIAHNGEINTVKGNVNWVNAREGAISSPVLGDDLKKLWPLIYPGQSDTACFDNCLELLVMAGYPLAQAMMMMIPEAWEQHTLMDDNRRAFYEYHASMMEPWDGPAAMAFTDGRQIGATLDRNGLRPARYYVTDDDLVVMGSEAGVLPIPDSKIVQKWRLQPGKMFLIDMEQGRIIDDVELKNAVSKAKPYKSWIDAVRIKLDEVDASQADLIDEKTTIRPAAKLLDRQQAFGYTQEDIKYLMAPMAQNGEEAIGSMGNDSPLAVLSNKNKPLYNYFKQLFAQVTNPPIDPIRENMVMSLVSFIGPKPNLLDTNNINPPMRLEVSQPILDFDDITKIRHIGHYTNGKFRSYELDICYPAAWGKAGIEARLASLCAEAADAVRSGYNILIVSDRQVDEQHVAIPALLATSAIHQHLVEKGLRTSVGLVVETGSARETHHFALLAGYGAEAIHPYLAMETLAEMAKGLTGDLSPEKAIKNFVKAVGKGLQKVMSKMGISTYMSYTGSQIFEAIGLNHDVINQYFKGTPSNVGGIGVFDVAEEALRMHQAAFGDDPVLEDMLDAGGEYAFRVRGENHMWTPDTIAKLQHSTRIGVEKGYQTYKEYANIINDQSKRQMTLRGLFEFKIDPIKAIPLDEVEPAKEIVKRFATGAMSLGSISTEAHATLAIAMNRIGGKSNTGEGGEDPNRYIKELKGIPIKRGETLASILGDDVVEVNIPLQDGDSLRSKIKQVASGRFGVTTEYLRSADQIQIKMAQGAKPGEGGQLPGGKVSDYIGMLRFSVPGVGLISPPPHHDIYSIEDLAQLIHDLKNVNPAADISVKLVSEVGVGTIAAGVAKAKADHVVIAGHDGGTGASPLSSIKHAGSPWELGLAETQQTLVLNGLRSRIRVQADGQMKTGRDVVIGALLGADEFGFATAPLVVEGCIMMRKCHLNTCPVGVATQDPELRKKFSGKPEHVVNFFFFIAEEAREIMAQLGIRKFDDLIGRVDLLDTRKGIENWKVHGLDFSKIFSQVDVAADVPRYQVLTQEHGLGSALDNILIEKSEPALERGEKVSFIVPVKNVNRTVGAMLSGEVAQRYGHAGLPDDTIHIQLNGTAGQSFAAFLAKGVTLDLVGDGNDYVGKGLSGGRVIVRAPHEFRGDTARNIIVGNTVLYGAIGGEAFFNGVAGERFAVRNSGATAVVEGTGDHGCEYMTGGTVVVLGNTGRNFAAGMSGGIAYVYDEDGLFEKRCNTSMASLEKVLPSAEQIAKMPKSQWHAPIDVKDGGERLTDEQILKELIERHFRHTGSERAKSLLADWDKSRTRFVKVLPTEYKRALGELWEKSQNAPVAA, encoded by the coding sequence ATGAAAACATCATTCGGCACCCCAATTCGTCCAATCGCACAAGGTTTGTACGATCCTCAAAATGAACACGACGCCTGCGGCGTAGGATTTGTTGCTCACATTAAGGGCAAGAAATCACATGAGATCGTTGCTCAAGGATTAAAGATTCTTGAGAACTTAGATCATCGGGGTGCGGTTGGCGCTGATCCGTTGATGGGTGACGGTGCTGGAATCCTGATTCAGATTCCTGATGCCTTATATCGAGAAGAGATGGCAAAGCAGGGCATCACTTTGCCGCCCTTAGGTGAGTACGGTGTTGGCATGATTTTTCTGCCAAAAGAAAATGCATCACGTCTCGCATGCGAACAAGAATTAGAACGCACTGTTCGATTAGAAGGTCAGGTAGTACTCGGCTGGAGAGATGTACCCATCGATGTGCAATTGCCAATGTCACCTACCGTCCGAATGACCGAGCCTTTTATCCGTCAAATATTTATTGGACGTGGTCGCGACATCATGACAACTGACGCATTAGAACGAAAGTTATACGTCATTCGAAAAACGGCAAGTCACGCCATTCAGGATTTGCATTTGAAGCACGGAAAAGAATATTTTGTTGCTTCAATGTCCGCTCGTACTATTGTTTATAAAGGCTTGCTCCTGGCAAACCAAGTGGGAGCGTATTACGAAGATTTAAAGGATGCGCGCACTATCTCGGCCCTAGCCTTAGTGCACCAACGTTTCTCAACCAATACATTCCCTGCATGGGAATTGGCTCACCCTTACCGCATGATTGCGCACAACGGAGAAATTAATACCGTTAAGGGTAACGTCAATTGGGTTAATGCTCGTGAAGGTGCTATTAGCTCGCCTGTCTTGGGCGACGACCTGAAAAAACTATGGCCACTCATTTATCCAGGTCAATCAGATACCGCTTGCTTTGATAACTGCTTAGAGTTGTTGGTCATGGCTGGCTATCCGCTGGCGCAGGCCATGATGATGATGATTCCAGAGGCATGGGAACAACATACTTTGATGGACGATAACCGTCGTGCATTCTATGAATATCACGCGTCAATGATGGAGCCATGGGATGGTCCGGCAGCGATGGCTTTTACTGATGGCCGCCAAATTGGTGCCACACTCGACAGAAATGGATTGCGTCCAGCGCGTTACTACGTCACCGATGATGATTTGGTCGTCATGGGATCAGAGGCGGGCGTACTGCCAATTCCCGATAGCAAGATCGTCCAAAAGTGGCGCTTACAACCGGGCAAAATGTTCCTCATCGATATGGAGCAAGGACGCATCATTGATGACGTTGAACTCAAAAATGCCGTCTCGAAAGCCAAGCCCTATAAGAGCTGGATCGATGCAGTGCGTATTAAGCTTGATGAAGTAGATGCAAGCCAAGCAGACCTGATCGACGAAAAAACAACGATTCGTCCTGCAGCAAAACTGTTAGACCGTCAGCAAGCATTTGGATACACCCAAGAAGATATTAAATATCTGATGGCACCAATGGCGCAAAACGGAGAAGAGGCAATTGGATCCATGGGTAACGACAGCCCATTGGCTGTGCTCTCTAACAAGAACAAACCCCTCTATAACTACTTTAAACAATTGTTTGCACAGGTGACCAATCCTCCGATTGATCCGATTCGTGAAAACATGGTGATGTCTTTAGTGTCCTTTATTGGACCTAAGCCCAATTTATTAGACACCAACAACATCAATCCTCCAATGCGCTTAGAAGTCAGTCAGCCCATTTTGGATTTTGATGACATCACGAAGATTCGTCATATTGGCCATTACACCAACGGTAAGTTCCGCTCATACGAGTTGGATATCTGTTATCCAGCAGCTTGGGGCAAGGCCGGTATCGAAGCGCGACTTGCTTCACTTTGTGCGGAAGCTGCAGATGCAGTCCGTTCGGGCTATAACATTTTGATTGTGAGCGATCGTCAAGTGGATGAGCAACACGTTGCTATTCCTGCGTTATTGGCTACCTCAGCAATTCATCAGCATCTAGTAGAAAAAGGATTGCGCACCAGCGTCGGTTTGGTGGTTGAAACCGGAAGTGCTCGCGAGACACATCATTTTGCGCTGCTAGCTGGTTATGGCGCAGAAGCTATTCATCCCTACCTTGCGATGGAAACGCTTGCTGAAATGGCAAAAGGTCTGACAGGCGATTTATCGCCTGAGAAGGCCATCAAGAACTTTGTCAAGGCTGTCGGTAAGGGATTGCAAAAAGTGATGTCCAAGATGGGCATTTCAACTTATATGTCGTATACCGGATCACAGATTTTTGAAGCTATTGGCCTCAACCATGATGTGATTAATCAATATTTCAAGGGCACGCCTTCAAATGTCGGCGGTATTGGAGTATTTGATGTTGCTGAAGAAGCTTTAAGAATGCATCAAGCCGCTTTTGGCGACGACCCTGTATTAGAAGATATGCTCGATGCCGGTGGTGAATATGCTTTCCGCGTGCGTGGTGAAAACCATATGTGGACACCTGACACGATTGCGAAATTGCAGCACTCCACTCGCATTGGTGTTGAGAAGGGCTATCAGACTTATAAAGAGTACGCCAACATCATCAATGACCAAAGCAAGCGTCAAATGACTTTGCGTGGTTTATTTGAGTTCAAGATTGATCCCATTAAAGCAATCCCCCTGGATGAGGTGGAGCCAGCTAAAGAAATTGTGAAACGCTTTGCTACCGGCGCAATGTCTTTAGGTTCCATCTCGACTGAGGCGCATGCGACTTTGGCAATTGCAATGAACCGAATTGGTGGTAAGTCGAATACCGGCGAAGGCGGTGAAGATCCGAATCGTTACATTAAAGAATTAAAAGGTATTCCGATTAAGCGGGGTGAGACTTTAGCAAGCATCTTGGGTGACGATGTTGTTGAGGTGAATATTCCCCTGCAAGATGGCGACTCATTGCGCTCCAAAATCAAGCAAGTTGCTTCCGGGCGCTTTGGGGTAACAACAGAATATTTGCGTTCTGCTGATCAAATCCAGATCAAAATGGCGCAGGGCGCTAAGCCAGGTGAGGGTGGACAACTCCCAGGCGGGAAAGTCTCAGACTATATTGGTATGTTGCGTTTCTCGGTACCAGGCGTTGGCTTGATTTCTCCTCCTCCACACCATGACATTTATTCAATCGAGGATTTGGCACAGCTGATTCATGATTTGAAAAATGTGAATCCTGCAGCAGATATTTCAGTGAAATTGGTTTCTGAAGTTGGCGTTGGTACGATTGCTGCTGGAGTTGCCAAAGCAAAAGCAGATCATGTGGTGATTGCCGGACATGATGGTGGCACAGGCGCTTCACCACTTTCTTCTATTAAGCATGCTGGTTCCCCATGGGAGCTTGGCTTGGCTGAAACCCAACAAACCTTGGTATTGAATGGTTTGCGGAGTCGTATCCGTGTTCAGGCTGATGGTCAAATGAAGACCGGGCGTGATGTGGTCATTGGCGCTTTATTGGGTGCGGATGAATTTGGTTTCGCTACAGCACCATTAGTTGTTGAGGGTTGCATCATGATGCGCAAGTGTCATTTGAATACATGCCCAGTTGGCGTTGCTACTCAAGATCCTGAATTGCGTAAAAAGTTTTCAGGCAAGCCAGAGCATGTGGTGAATTTCTTCTTCTTCATTGCTGAAGAGGCGCGTGAGATCATGGCGCAATTAGGCATTCGTAAGTTTGATGATTTAATCGGTCGAGTAGATTTATTAGATACCCGCAAGGGCATCGAGAACTGGAAAGTCCATGGCTTGGATTTCAGTAAGATTTTTTCTCAGGTCGACGTTGCTGCTGATGTACCACGCTATCAAGTGCTCACACAAGAGCATGGCCTTGGCAGTGCGTTAGACAACATTTTGATTGAGAAGAGTGAGCCTGCTTTGGAGCGAGGCGAGAAAGTCTCTTTCATTGTTCCTGTGAAGAACGTTAATCGCACAGTGGGGGCGATGTTATCGGGTGAAGTCGCTCAACGCTATGGTCACGCTGGCTTACCAGATGACACGATTCATATTCAACTCAATGGAACTGCTGGACAAAGCTTTGCTGCATTCTTAGCAAAGGGCGTTACGCTCGATTTAGTCGGCGATGGTAACGACTATGTGGGCAAAGGATTATCCGGCGGTCGTGTCATCGTGCGCGCTCCCCATGAGTTCCGTGGTGATACTGCTCGCAATATTATTGTTGGTAACACCGTTCTGTATGGTGCTATCGGCGGAGAAGCTTTCTTCAATGGTGTTGCTGGAGAGCGTTTTGCAGTGCGTAACTCTGGTGCCACTGCAGTCGTTGAGGGCACCGGCGATCATGGCTGTGAATACATGACAGGCGGAACAGTTGTGGTCTTGGGTAATACTGGCCGTAATTTTGCTGCAGGGATGAGCGGTGGTATTGCTTATGTGTATGACGAAGATGGTTTATTTGAAAAGCGCTGCAACACGAGTATGGCGAGTCTTGAAAAAGTTCTGCCATCTGCTGAGCAGATTGCCAAAATGCCTAAGTCTCAATGGCACGCACCAATCGATGTAAAAGATGGCGGCGAACGTTTAACGGATGAGCAGATTCTGAAAGAGCTCATTGAGCGTCATTTCCGTCACACCGGATCAGAGCGTGCTAAGTCTCTATTGGCTGATTGGGATAAATCGCGCACACGATTTGTGAAAGTGCTTCCAACCGAATATAAGCGGGCCTTGGGCGAGCTTTGGGAAAAATCCCAAAATGCTCCTGTTGCTGCTTAA